The stretch of DNA CAGTATCATCTTTTTGACTTTGGTTTTGAAGAACCTTTTGATTTATTGGACTGCTTTGATTGTTGTTTCGAAGGGGCCTTTGCAGCAGCTTTTGGTTTTGGATTAGATTTTGGTTTTGATGAACTTTTAGGCTTATTGGACTGCTGCTTTGAAGGGGCCTTTGCCTGAATGGTCTCGGCTAAGACTATATCCTCCGAGGATTCGTCTACTTCTTCATAATCTAAGAAATCAAGCAATTTATTTTCTAGATCCAGCAACAATTTTGCTGCTTCATCATCCTTATTGTCGTCCATAAGATCCAGAGCTTCTGAAACTATGTCCAACATACTCTCAAGCTCGTCTTCAATGTCTCCAAAAGCTGTGCCTAGTGTAACCATTTCGTTCACCATTTTTAATCCCTCTAAAGTAATTCAGATATATTAAATATCAGTTTTTAAACAAATCATTAAGCAAAATAACAAACACGAAATAGCGGTTATTAATTATAGATCGAGTTATGAAAGAAAGGGTGAATAAGATATTCTCCAAAATGGAGGAAGAATGCGATGCCATTGTTCTAATGAATGGCCAAGAACCAATGCTCGATGCTTCATTTTACTATGCCTGCGGAATAGACTCTGGCCTCTTTGAAGAATGTGTTGCCATACTGCAGCCGGATGGCCGATCTACATTAGTAACATCCCAGCTTGAAGAGAGTGCAGCTAAGAATTCATCTGCAGAGATAATCACATATTCCACTCAAAAAGAAAGAGACGATGCTATTAAGAATGTACTTAAAAAATCAAATAAGATAGGTATAAACAACCGCGGAATCACCTATTCTTCTACGCAGTATCTGAGGAAAATAATAGACAATATTGAATTTATCAATGCTGGAAATGCATTATTAAAAGCCAGGATGATTAAAGATTCGGATGAAATTGAAAAGATACGTTCCGCATGCAAAATAGCATCATCTGTAGCTGACAGTATTCCAGAAGTCTTATCATGCGGTAAAACAGAGTATGAACTGGCTGCAGAGATCGGATATAGAATGCAGAAGATAGGAGCATCTTCTACTTCATTCGATACAATAGCTGCATTTGGAAAAAGTGCTGCTGAACCTCACCATAGTCCAGGGAAATACAAGCTGCAGAAGGAAGACATGGGACTGTTTGATTTCGGATGCAGAGTATCTAGATACTGTTCGGACATCACGAGGACATTTGCACCAGTTGAATGTTCAGACCTTTTCAAAAAAGTATACGAAACTGTACTTAAAGCTCAATATCTAGCTATCGAAAAGATACAGCCAGGAATTTGTTCTGCGGATGTCGATAAAGTAGCAAGAGATCACATTGATTCGATCTCAGAATTCAAAGGAAAAATGATACACTCGTTAGGACATGGACTAGGCCTTGACGTTCATGATGGGGGCTCATTCTCTCCAAAATCGCAGATTATACTTGAAGAAAACATGGTGATGACGGTAGAACCAGGAATATACATACCCGGATGGGGCGGGGTTCGAATTGAAGATGATATACTGGTAACAAAAAATGGATGTGAAGTACTTACACATGCAAAGAAAGAACTCGATGATGTGAAGATAGCTTAAGACAAAATCCAAGGGATGTTTGTCTTAATTATCCCAAATAAAACCTCTCCGCTTTTTCCAGAAAGCAGTGCACCATACGGGAAGTTATTGGCTGGATCCACAAATTGTTCTACCTTTAAGGTGCCGTTTTCTTTTTCTTCAATTCTCATGTATTTTTCCAGTTCCTTATCCCCAAACGGCGTGGGAACTGTTTCCTTTCCAATTCTTATACCATCAAATACTACAGACCATCCAGCTACAATTCCACCTAAGTTTGATAGATCATTATTAGACCATGGAAAGTCCAGTTTTGCAGGATTCATAAATGGGATATCTTTTGGCAAAACGGCTACTTTGAATCCTTTATCAGTGGCAGATATTACCTTTACTGCCAGAACACCTTTTACATCTTTGTCTCCGAGTTTTCCGGTAGCAGAGTAAATGTAATAATCTCCCTTATTGAGTAGATACTTCTTTGAGGCCATATTAAGCAATCCTCACCGTAACTTTAGTACGATCACCAACACTCTCAAGAATTTCTATAGGGCCGTCTACTTTCCCGATCGGAGTTACATCTGAAATTGCAACTGGCTTATCTCCCTTTCCCACAGGAGTTGGACCAAAAAATATGCATAATGCCTGTCCCTCGGGCCAATAAGCAATCTCACCAGGGGTCATAATCCTCCTGCCGTTTTCAAGCCGAGTCTTAACTGGTATCTCAAAATATATCTCTCCACCCCATATGTTAGTGTATGAGGTGAAAGGAGCAGCAAGCCATACTGCATTAGCAGTGTCTGAATCGTTGAGCTCAGCCTCAAACTCAATGTTGCCGATCAGGAAAGATATTCTGTTTCCCATATGCTGCCCCTAATTGAGTAGGGATATTAGCGTTTTGCCTTCACAGATAGTTTTCAGCTTTTCTGTTTGCAGGGTTTAATTTTTCTATAGCAGAGAGGAATGAAGACATTGAAACTTTAGCCTCGTTCAGGCGCTCATCTGATATGTCATCACTCTTGACAAGCTCTCTTACGGCATCCATAATCGCCTCATTAACAACAGCAGACAAATCGGCTCCTGTGTATCCCTCTGTTTTATCCGCAACTGCTGTGAGGTCGACATCATCTGCCAATGGTGTATTTGCGGTCTGTATGGCTAAGATGCTCTTACGGCTCTCTAAATCAGGTAGGCCTATTTCCACCATGCGGTCAAATCTGCCTGGACGCAGTAAAGCTGGATCGATCATGTCTGGACGGTTGGTTGCGGCAATTACTACGACATCCTGAAGTCCTTCAAGACCATCCAGCTCTGTGAGCAGCTGTGAGATCACACGTTCAGTAACGTGTGAATCGTCACCGCTCCCACGAGATGTAGCGATGGAGTCGATTTCATCCATGAATATTACACATGGAGACGCCTGCCTGGCTTTACGGAAAGTTTCTCTCACGGCCTTTTCGGATTCACCCACCCACTTGCTAAGAAACTCCGGACCTTTTATGGAGATGAAGTTTGCTTCAGACTCTGTAGCAACTGCTTTTGCAAGCATGGTCTTACCTGTACCTGGAGGGCCGTACATCAAGATCCCTTTAGGTGGGGCTGCATTCATTTTTCTGAAGACTTTTCCATACTTAAGTGGCCATTCCACAGCTTCTCTCAACTGGCGTTTAGCATCCTCTAACCCGCCGATATCTACCCAGTGGACATTCGGACGCTCAACGAGCACTTCCCTCATGGAAGATGGCTGCATTTCCATAAGCGCGCCCATGAAGTCATCTTCAGAGACTGTGATTTTATTTAGGATCTCAATCGGAATGATATCGTCTTCGAGATTAAGCTCTGGAAGGATTCTGCGAAGAGATCTCATTGCTGCCTCTTTACACAATGCAGAGAGATCAGCTCCCACGTATCCATGAGTAAGATTTGCAAACTTATCAAGATCGATTCCATCTTCTAAAGGCATACCTCTCGTATGAATCTGCAGAATCTCTAGGCGGCCTGCTTTATCTGGAACTCCGATTTCGATCTCACGGTCAAATCTGCCTGGACGCCTAAGAGCGGGATCGAGTGCGTTTGGTCTGTTGGTAGCTCCGATGACTACCACCTTACCGCGGGATTCCAGACCATCCATCAAAGACAGCATCTGGGCTACTACCCTTCTTTCTGTTTCCCCTGTAACTTCTTCACGCTTTGGCGCTATGGAATCAATTTCATCTATGAATATAATGGTCGGCGCATTTTCCTGAGCCTGCTTGAAAATTTCACGAAGATGCTCTTCGCTTTCCCCATGATATTTTGACATGATCTCAGGTCCGCCGATTGTCATGAAATTGGCATTGGTCTCTGATGCTACTGCTTTAGCCAGCAGCGTTTTGCCTGTTCCAGGAGGACCATGCAGAAGGACTCCTTTAGGAGCTTCAATTCCAAGCCTTTCAAATAACTCTGGATGCCTAAGCGGCAGTTCGATCATTTCCCTTACTTTTTTGACTTCGTCGCCTAAACCTCCAATATCTTCGTAGGAAATCCTTGGGACTGACGGTGTCTCGCTCGCTGGCTTTTCACTTATCGTAAATTCGGTGGAGGATTTGACAATTAAGGCATCTGCTACCGGGCTGCAGTTGGTCACGACCAGATCAATGCGTCCTTCTAGAGTGTTGACTTCAACAATATCCCCTTTGACGATTACTCTCCCGTTCAGTATCTGACGGAGGTATTCTTCTCCGCCTACGATTCTTAGAGCTTTGGTAGGCGCTACAGTAATTTTTGTAGCTTCTTTGGCTGAGATTTTGCGAATGGAAATGCGATCGTCAATACCAGTGTCGGCATTTCTCCTTAATGTTCCATCGATCCTTACGATTCCTTTGTTAGTATCTTCGGGTAGTCCTGGCCAAGCTATAGCTGCAGTTCTTTTCTTTCCCTCGATTTGAATTACGTCTCCTGCGGTTATACCTAAAATATCCATTACTGCAGAGTCAATACGTGCTATTCCGCGGCCGGCATCCTTGGAGCGTGCTTCAGCCACCTTCAACACTTTATCATCATTTTTCATATAGTGCCCCCTTATACTTACATCTTAGAGTAGTTAACTTACAGTTGTATAGATGATATAGGTCAGTTCTTCTATAAATACTTAACCTATAACACCCTTCAATTTCTGAACCAGGAAGTTTAGTTCATTCAAGGCCACTGATCCTTTTGTAGTTAATGAGTATAATTTTGTTTTTGTGTCTTTAATAACGTATCCAGAATCTCTGAGGGCATTGAGATGGAACGTTATGTGGCCTGTTGGCATATCGAATTCTCTGCAGAGTCCGGATAGATTTTTGGGACCGCCTGTAAGACTTCTCATAATCCCGATTCGTTTGGCATTGGATAAAGGGGCCAGATAAGTTTCAACTTCTTCTTCTGTAAATATTGCTGTTTGAACCGGCAGACCGGCGCTTGTACCCATCATATTCATTATTCGAAAATAAGTATTCTGAACAGAGTCGATTTTATGCAGCATTTCAACAGTTTTGCGAGAACATTCTTTGTCTTGACATGACTCTGAATTGCAGCAGACGAGATCCTTTGCATCAGAAAGAATGCGTGAAGCTTCTTCGAAATTACCATTTTCAAATTCCTTTGCAGAGCGGTCAACTATAGTTTTCAGAGTAGTTGTACAACTACTGCGCAGTTCACATACGGAAGAGCTTTCAGCATCCCTGCGATCGTTTTCGAAAACTCTCCTTCCTTCGTCTGCAATAACTGGCCTCATGTATTCGGTACATAGATTTTTAAAATCGGAATAACGAAGACTCGCTAATTTATCGCTGAGAGCAGTCATTTCATCCCGCAGTTCCCGGATCTCATTGAGTATCTCATCGGTCATAGGTATAAAATTGTATACATTCTAAATATTTATGTATTACTTCTTCAATTTAGAACGTAGGTGTTAATATGGTATCATTACCGGAAAATGTTATGAAACTCGTAAATGATCCGTCTGCAGTCAAGATTTTAGCTACTGCTGACGCTCAGGGAAATGCGCATGCAATTCAGGTTGGAAGTCTTTCAGCTCCAGATGCAAATACAATCGTATTCGGAGCAGTCCTGATGAAAACCACTGGAAAGAACTTAGAGAACATGAAAGCAAACGGCAAGAAAATGTCCATTCTCGTATCAGGCGGAAAAGAATCATATTCCATCAGCGCCTCCATCAAGGATTATCAGACATCAGGTCCTGTTGTAGATGGAATGAATGAGCACCTTGCTGCAATACACCTTCGTGCAGCAGGCGTCTGGATTGTAGAGCCTGCCGAAGTATTCGACCAGGGTGCCAGTCCGAATGCTGGAAACAAAATCGCATGAAATTAACAGCCGCACTAGCGGCTTATTTATTTTAAATCAATTTTTCTGACACTCATTTCCTTTTTAGGTATATCAATGCGCAGAACTCCATTTACCAATTCAGCCTCAAGGTTGTCTCGATCTGCATCTTCTGGCAGTTCTATTCTCCGATATGCTGTTGAAACACCACGTTCCCTTTTTATGTAACCAGCACTTTTAGTCTCTTCCTCATCGATTCTGGTTGCTTTGATTACAAGTGCATGATCTGAACATTCCAGAGATACGTTTTCTTTAGATATTCCAGGTAAATCTATATTTATAATGTACCCGTCAAAATTATCTATGATATCCACAGCTGGAAAGTGAGGAGCTATCATATTGCCCGCTGACTGAACCATCCCGCCTACCGTGAGTTTAATGCTATCCATTGCTTTTCCAATATCTTCGATAGCATTATTCTGAGGTTTACAACATTTTTGATTTTCGTTGTTCATAATTCACCCAAGATAGTTTTGGGTGGTTCAGATATAGAATGTTTGCCTATTCATTCAACATGAGTGGATGATGATTGGACGAGCATCTTGGAAGCATTCTTCACCCAATTAGATTTTATATCATTCATGCTCACACCTTCTAAAGACTTTGCAAGATTTTCAATAAATGAACTTACCAGATTGCTGTTGACTATTTCCACATTTTCAATCTCGTCAACGATTGACATGGCAACCATCTGAGCCAAGAATGATTTTACAGCAAATCCCATACTTCTCGATGATCTTAGAAAAGCATCTTTTAAAACTTTGTCTTTAGTGGATAGATAAAGAGTATTGAAATAAAGTTCTGGACCCCATGGACTTATGGCAGCTTCGAGACCGTCAAACATTACTTCTAGATAATTATCCATGTTTCCCATAACTGGATCTCTAAAGATCTCTTCCATTTTTCTCTGGCCTTTCTTAAATGATTCATGCAAAATGTCACCAGGAATCTCATAATATTGCAAGATATTATCAATCGAAACTCCAGAACGTTTGGATATATCATTCATGTCAACATTTGATAAGCCCCTCTCGGCAAATAACTCCAATGCTGCATCGACAATAGCTTTTTTTAAATCCCCATTGGACATTGTGTGTCTCCACTACCACAAAGCATGTTGATGTTATTACAGTTTCTACTTTTCAAAAAATGCGGACTAGCAGTGATAAACCGCATTATGCTTGGAGAGATTGCATATAAAATGCAATATGCCTCAATTTTATGGAGCGCAAACATCACTTATTGAGCATGGAAAGAAAGATTTTGAAAACACTTGAAAACAAGGGAGGATTTCAGAGTCTCGCCGATGCTGTAGATTTAAGTGGACTGGAAGAAGAGCTCAATGGCAGCGGACCATTTACGTTATTTGCTCCGACAGATGAAGCATTCGCAAATCTGCCAGCGGGATTGATGGATACTCTGATGATGGACAAGGCCAGGATGGCCGAAGTGATAAAACATCATGTCATTGCAGATCAGATATCTTCCTCGGATGCAATATCTGCCAAAAATGCGATGGCTCTTGATGGGGAAGTTCTTGACTTAGAAACATGCAATGGATTCAAAGTAGGAAACGCTTCAGTTACTGAAGCAGACATTGAATGCCGCAATGGGCTCGTACATGTGATAGATGCTGTGCTGATGCCAAAGGATGTCAAAGGAGATTTGATAGATACGGATGTTCCACAGGGCGGAGATGTGAAGATGGTTCCAAAAGGAGGAATGATGGATAAAGCCATGTCTACCAGCTCTCAGAAAATGCAGGGCATGAAGGATAAAATGAAGGACATGGGAGATAAAACAATGTCTGCTGGATCCTCCAAGATGAACGATATGAAAGATAAAATGCAGAACGCAGTAAGCAATACATCTTCGGCAACATCTTCAAAGATGGATAACATGAAAGATAAGGTTCACGAGAGCATGGGAGATGAAAAATCATCAGCTTCTGATACGAAAGACAATGTCCGTGGCAGCATGGATCAGAAAAATATGTCGTCTGAGTCGCCAAAAATGGGAGAAATGAAAGAGGAGATCCGGAAAAAAACAGATGATAAAAACTAATTACCAATAAATAAGTAGATATCTCTCAAGAGAGGGATATCCTTTTATTGTTCCATGCATACTCCTCAGCTGAAAGTAGGCAGGAACGATCATGAATATCGTCATCATAGGAGCTGGTAATGTTGGATACCTATTGGCACAAATACTTTCAAAACAACATTCAGTGACAGTAGTTGAAAGAGACAAAAAGCGATTCGATTACGTTATCAATTCGTTGAACGTCGGCGGAATCAATGCCAATGGTGCCAGCCCAAGAATTCTTAATCAACTCCTAAATGAAAAAACAGACTTGCTTATGGCAGTTACAGAAAGTGACGAGGCCAATATATTCGCCTGTATGACTGCCAAACGTCTAAACCCCAATGTAACAACGCTTGCTAGAATGAGAGACAGAGAGTATACATTTGGGGACCAGCTG from Candidatus Methanomassiliicoccus intestinalis Issoire-Mx1 encodes:
- a CDS encoding M24 family metallopeptidase, with amino-acid sequence MKERVNKIFSKMEEECDAIVLMNGQEPMLDASFYYACGIDSGLFEECVAILQPDGRSTLVTSQLEESAAKNSSAEIITYSTQKERDDAIKNVLKKSNKIGINNRGITYSSTQYLRKIIDNIEFINAGNALLKARMIKDSDEIEKIRSACKIASSVADSIPEVLSCGKTEYELAAEIGYRMQKIGASSTSFDTIAAFGKSAAEPHHSPGKYKLQKEDMGLFDFGCRVSRYCSDITRTFAPVECSDLFKKVYETVLKAQYLAIEKIQPGICSADVDKVARDHIDSISEFKGKMIHSLGHGLGLDVHDGGSFSPKSQIILEENMVMTVEPGIYIPGWGGVRIEDDILVTKNGCEVLTHAKKELDDVKIA
- a CDS encoding cyclophilin-like fold protein, yielding MGNRISFLIGNIEFEAELNDSDTANAVWLAAPFTSYTNIWGGEIYFEIPVKTRLENGRRIMTPGEIAYWPEGQALCIFFGPTPVGKGDKPVAISDVTPIGKVDGPIEILESVGDRTKVTVRIA
- a CDS encoding CDC48 family AAA ATPase yields the protein MKNDDKVLKVAEARSKDAGRGIARIDSAVMDILGITAGDVIQIEGKKRTAAIAWPGLPEDTNKGIVRIDGTLRRNADTGIDDRISIRKISAKEATKITVAPTKALRIVGGEEYLRQILNGRVIVKGDIVEVNTLEGRIDLVVTNCSPVADALIVKSSTEFTISEKPASETPSVPRISYEDIGGLGDEVKKVREMIELPLRHPELFERLGIEAPKGVLLHGPPGTGKTLLAKAVASETNANFMTIGGPEIMSKYHGESEEHLREIFKQAQENAPTIIFIDEIDSIAPKREEVTGETERRVVAQMLSLMDGLESRGKVVVIGATNRPNALDPALRRPGRFDREIEIGVPDKAGRLEILQIHTRGMPLEDGIDLDKFANLTHGYVGADLSALCKEAAMRSLRRILPELNLEDDIIPIEILNKITVSEDDFMGALMEMQPSSMREVLVERPNVHWVDIGGLEDAKRQLREAVEWPLKYGKVFRKMNAAPPKGILMYGPPGTGKTMLAKAVATESEANFISIKGPEFLSKWVGESEKAVRETFRKARQASPCVIFMDEIDSIATSRGSGDDSHVTERVISQLLTELDGLEGLQDVVVIAATNRPDMIDPALLRPGRFDRMVEIGLPDLESRKSILAIQTANTPLADDVDLTAVADKTEGYTGADLSAVVNEAIMDAVRELVKSDDISDERLNEAKVSMSSFLSAIEKLNPANRKAENYL
- a CDS encoding winged helix-turn-helix domain-containing protein, whose amino-acid sequence is MTDEILNEIRELRDEMTALSDKLASLRYSDFKNLCTEYMRPVIADEGRRVFENDRRDAESSSVCELRSSCTTTLKTIVDRSAKEFENGNFEEASRILSDAKDLVCCNSESCQDKECSRKTVEMLHKIDSVQNTYFRIMNMMGTSAGLPVQTAIFTEEEVETYLAPLSNAKRIGIMRSLTGGPKNLSGLCREFDMPTGHITFHLNALRDSGYVIKDTKTKLYSLTTKGSVALNELNFLVQKLKGVIG
- a CDS encoding Hsp20/alpha crystallin family protein, producing the protein MNNENQKCCKPQNNAIEDIGKAMDSIKLTVGGMVQSAGNMIAPHFPAVDIIDNFDGYIINIDLPGISKENVSLECSDHALVIKATRIDEEETKSAGYIKRERGVSTAYRRIELPEDADRDNLEAELVNGVLRIDIPKKEMSVRKIDLK
- a CDS encoding TetR/AcrR family transcriptional regulator, which codes for MSNGDLKKAIVDAALELFAERGLSNVDMNDISKRSGVSIDNILQYYEIPGDILHESFKKGQRKMEEIFRDPVMGNMDNYLEVMFDGLEAAISPWGPELYFNTLYLSTKDKVLKDAFLRSSRSMGFAVKSFLAQMVAMSIVDEIENVEIVNSNLVSSFIENLAKSLEGVSMNDIKSNWVKNASKMLVQSSSTHVE
- a CDS encoding fasciclin domain-containing protein; the protein is MERKILKTLENKGGFQSLADAVDLSGLEEELNGSGPFTLFAPTDEAFANLPAGLMDTLMMDKARMAEVIKHHVIADQISSSDAISAKNAMALDGEVLDLETCNGFKVGNASVTEADIECRNGLVHVIDAVLMPKDVKGDLIDTDVPQGGDVKMVPKGGMMDKAMSTSSQKMQGMKDKMKDMGDKTMSAGSSKMNDMKDKMQNAVSNTSSATSSKMDNMKDKVHESMGDEKSSASDTKDNVRGSMDQKNMSSESPKMGEMKEEIRKKTDDKN